One part of the Flavobacterium johnsoniae UW101 genome encodes these proteins:
- a CDS encoding BlaI/MecI/CopY family transcriptional regulator, which yields MIQLSNAEEQLMEHLWKLEKAFMKDLLEAYPEPKPATTTVATLLKRMIDKKFVAYNEFGNSREYYPLVKKTDYFAKHVKGLISNFFNNSASQFASFFTTETNLTASELEDLKKIIDSEIQKKKK from the coding sequence ATGATACAATTATCTAACGCAGAAGAACAATTAATGGAGCATTTATGGAAGCTTGAAAAAGCTTTTATGAAAGATTTGCTCGAAGCGTATCCGGAGCCGAAACCGGCAACAACAACCGTAGCAACGCTTTTAAAACGAATGATCGACAAGAAATTTGTGGCGTATAACGAATTTGGAAATTCGAGAGAATATTATCCGCTGGTAAAAAAGACAGACTATTTTGCAAAACATGTAAAAGGGCTCATTAGTAATTTCTTTAATAATTCGGCATCGCAGTTTGCTTCGTTTTTTACTACCGAAACCAATTTAACAGCTTCGGAACTGGAAGATCTTAAAAAAATAATCGATTCAGAAATTCAAAAAAAGAAAAAATGA
- a CDS encoding M56 family metallopeptidase, whose protein sequence is MITYLLKSGILLFVFYAVYKLLLENEKMFRFNRAYLIGSLIFSFVIPLQLFSIKTTFETGINNIQLEGIVIQKGRAPLNENYIMYTIFYYLIRVYVIVSIVLALRFVLNLISFFIKLKRKEICFVNGVKVVLTNEAVLPHSFWNAIFVNKTDFEMGKIPSELIAHERAHLEQRHTLDVLFVEALQIVFWVNPFFSLLKKAIKLNHEFLADEAVNKQFNSVSDYQNLLLDFASNKNTISLASNINYLITKKRLLMMTKKENSTKIVLKMGFATAICGLILFIFSTKTTAQTNSLKDQNDFKVSYDTTSVNEPQFPGGITEFYKFIGKNFKMPAEASKNKVQGKVLMEFMIEKDGSLSEIKVKKDLGYGLAEEAVRVLRLSPKWIPATENGEPVRVSYGLPITIQSEK, encoded by the coding sequence ATGATAACCTATCTTTTAAAATCAGGAATACTGCTTTTTGTTTTTTATGCAGTATATAAATTGTTGTTGGAGAACGAAAAAATGTTTCGTTTTAACCGTGCCTATCTTATTGGAAGTTTGATTTTTAGTTTTGTAATTCCGCTGCAGCTGTTCTCAATAAAAACCACATTTGAAACGGGAATAAACAATATTCAATTAGAAGGAATAGTGATTCAAAAAGGACGTGCTCCTTTAAATGAAAATTACATCATGTATACTATTTTCTATTATTTAATTCGTGTTTATGTTATTGTTTCAATAGTGCTGGCTCTTCGTTTTGTTTTAAACCTAATTTCATTTTTTATAAAATTAAAAAGAAAAGAAATCTGCTTCGTAAATGGTGTCAAAGTAGTTTTAACCAATGAGGCAGTTTTACCTCACTCTTTTTGGAATGCCATTTTTGTCAATAAAACAGATTTTGAAATGGGAAAAATTCCATCAGAATTAATTGCACACGAAAGGGCGCATTTAGAACAGCGGCATACTTTGGATGTTCTTTTTGTTGAAGCACTGCAAATTGTATTTTGGGTTAATCCGTTTTTTTCTCTTTTAAAAAAAGCAATAAAGCTCAATCATGAGTTTTTGGCTGATGAAGCTGTAAATAAACAGTTTAATTCGGTTTCAGATTATCAGAATTTATTACTTGATTTTGCTTCAAATAAAAATACGATTTCGCTTGCTAGTAATATTAATTATTTAATAACTAAAAAACGTTTACTTATGATGACCAAAAAAGAAAATTCGACAAAAATTGTTTTAAAAATGGGTTTTGCAACTGCGATTTGCGGTTTAATATTATTTATTTTTTCTACAAAAACTACAGCTCAGACAAACAGTTTAAAAGATCAAAATGATTTTAAAGTTAGTTATGATACTACTAGTGTAAATGAGCCTCAATTTCCTGGCGGGATAACAGAATTCTATAAGTTTATTGGTAAAAATTTTAAAATGCCTGCAGAAGCTTCAAAAAACAAAGTACAGGGAAAAGTATTAATGGAGTTTATGATTGAAAAAGACGGAAGTTTATCTGAAATTAAAGTTAAAAAAGATTTGGGATATGGTTTAGCCGAGGAAGCCGTTAGAGTTTTAAGACTTTCTCCAAAATGGATTCCCGCTACTGAAAATGGAGAACCGGTTCGTGTAAGTTATGGATTGCCAATTACTATTCAAAGTGAGAAGTAG